In Agrobacterium sp. RAC06, a single window of DNA contains:
- a CDS encoding MATE family efflux transporter produces MHTDAVTIETSSHAPVGAGSWMSHIRATLSLGIPLIGAQLAQLGIHTTDVVIVGQLGAVPLAAMVLAGQFFFTIFIFGSGFSMAVMPMVAQAYGRGDVVSVRRSIRMGMWVSILYVILTMPLFFNAEAILLALGQKPEVASLAANYVFIIQLGLLPALLFAVLRALVSATGRARIVLWVTLGILVLNAILAYALVLGHFGLPALGMTGAAIVAVIVQWVSFVAMVIYIQTRDETRRYELFVRFWRPDWQAFREVLHLGMPISVTVLAEVSLFSAASLLMGRIGTIELAAHGIALQLASIAFMLPLGLAQAATVRIGLAHGRGNYPELVRASITVLGIAGLMSLSGAILFLLVPNQLSAAFINENAPAAAEVLAYAGPLVMVAGLFQLVDGLQAIAAGLLRGLKDARVPMILALVSYWPIGFFLAWLMAFPLGIGGIGIWYGFCLGLASAAVMLSLRFYLKVRHEMQTARA; encoded by the coding sequence ATGCACACCGATGCTGTCACGATCGAAACCTCAAGCCATGCGCCTGTCGGCGCCGGCTCCTGGATGTCGCATATCCGGGCGACACTGTCGCTCGGTATTCCCCTGATCGGCGCGCAGCTGGCGCAACTCGGCATTCACACCACGGATGTGGTCATCGTCGGTCAGCTTGGAGCGGTACCGCTCGCAGCCATGGTGCTGGCCGGGCAGTTCTTCTTCACGATCTTCATCTTCGGATCCGGTTTCTCCATGGCTGTCATGCCCATGGTCGCTCAGGCATATGGACGCGGTGACGTCGTCTCTGTCCGTCGCTCGATCCGCATGGGCATGTGGGTCTCTATCCTCTACGTGATCCTGACGATGCCGCTGTTCTTCAATGCGGAGGCGATCCTGCTCGCCTTGGGGCAAAAGCCCGAGGTGGCAAGCCTTGCTGCAAACTATGTCTTCATCATCCAGCTCGGCCTGCTTCCGGCCCTGCTCTTTGCCGTCTTGCGTGCGCTGGTCAGTGCGACGGGCCGGGCCCGGATCGTGCTGTGGGTGACGCTCGGCATCCTGGTCCTCAATGCGATCCTCGCCTATGCGCTGGTGCTCGGGCACTTCGGGCTGCCGGCGCTCGGCATGACCGGGGCGGCGATCGTTGCGGTCATCGTGCAGTGGGTGAGCTTCGTCGCCATGGTGATCTACATCCAGACCCGGGACGAGACGCGGCGTTACGAGCTCTTCGTGCGCTTCTGGCGGCCGGACTGGCAGGCGTTTCGCGAAGTGCTGCATCTCGGGATGCCGATCAGCGTCACAGTGCTTGCGGAAGTCAGCCTGTTCAGCGCTGCCTCGCTCTTGATGGGGCGGATCGGCACGATCGAACTGGCCGCCCATGGCATCGCACTGCAGCTCGCCTCGATCGCCTTCATGCTGCCGCTTGGATTGGCGCAAGCCGCAACCGTTCGGATCGGCCTTGCGCATGGACGGGGCAATTATCCGGAGCTGGTGCGGGCATCGATCACGGTGCTTGGCATTGCCGGTCTGATGTCCCTTTCGGGCGCAATCCTGTTCCTGCTCGTGCCAAATCAACTGTCTGCCGCGTTTATCAACGAGAATGCCCCGGCCGCCGCCGAGGTGCTGGCCTATGCGGGGCCGCTCGTCATGGTCGCGGGGCTTTTCCAGCTGGTCGACGGGTTGCAGGCAATTGCGGCTGGGCTCTTGCGCGGGCTGAAAGATGCGCGCGTACCGATGATCCTGGCGCTCGTTTCCTACTGGCCGATCGGCTTCTTCCTCGCCTGGCTCATGGCCTTCCCGCTCGGGATTGGTGGTATCGGCATCTGGTACGGCTTCTGCCTTGGGCTTGCGAGCGCTGCCGTCATGCTGAGCCTTCGTTTCTACCTGAAGGTCCGGCATGAAATGCAAACGGCCCGGGCATGA